Within the Thermus albus genome, the region CCTCAGATTATCTCGGCCAGCCGCAAGGCTATCTTGAAGGCAACCTTGCAGAGTTCCCCTTTGCCGCCCTGGTGGGCGCCTTGATGGGCACTGGGCGCACTGGGCGGCTTCTCGTTCGGACCCCCCATCTGGAGGGTGAGGTCTTTTTGCAAAACGGTCAGGTGATCCACGCCCGGGTGCGATCGGGCGAAAAGGCCCTGGAGGGGGAGGAGGCCTTGGACCTTCTGGTGGGTCTCAAGCGGGCACCTTACCGCTTTGAGCCCGAGGTGTTGCCTCCCCACACCACCCTGCTGGGGGGGCTTGCGGTGCCCGCCCGGTTGGCCGAGGCCCAGGTGCAGTGGCAAGGCCTATCCCTTCCTGCCGACTGGGGCTATATCCTGCGCCTGCCTGTCAAGGGAGGGGAGGTGGAGATCGGTCCCGAGGCCTTGCGGGTCCTGGCCCAGGTGGAGGGGAAGCGGATTGCCGAGGTGCTTCTAGCCCCGGGGGCCTTGCGTTTGGCCCGCATCCTGCACACCCTTTTGCAGATGGAAGCCCTCGAGGCGGTGCCTCTAGTGGAGGTGCCGCCCGCTTCCCTTTTGGTCCTACCCATCTACGGCCCCGGGTCCGGGGTGGCCTTTGTGGATGAAGGGCTTTATGCGGAGTGGGCCCGGGCCATCCGCCATGGGTTCCGCCTTCGCCTAGAGCGCCTCGAGGCGTTGATGGAAGTGCGGCCCAGGCCCAACATCCCCGGTCGGCTGGGCCTGCTGGAGGAGGATCTCAAGCGCCTGCGCTTAAGGCGGGGGGATAAGGTGGAGGTGGTGCCGGAGGTGTAGCCATGGATATCCTGACCCTAAACGAGTATCTCAACCGGATCGTATACGGCTTCCCCATGAAGCTGGTATTCCTGCTGGTGGGAGTCTACTTGGTTATCTTCCAAATCCGATGGTTCCAAGCGCCGTTGCGGATGCTCCGGGTATCTTTTAGCGAAACCCTAGGGGCCATCCGGGAGCGGGCCTATGGTTTCGGCGGGCAGATCACCCCTTTCCAGGCCACCATGGTGGCCCTCTCCGCCACGGTGGGCACCGGGCACCTTTTGGGCATGGTGGCGGCGGTGCTCATAGGAGGCCCTGGGGCGGTCTTTTGGATGTGGCTGGGCTACTTCTTTGGTACGGGCACAAAGTTTGCCGAGGCCACCTTGGCGGTGCACTTCCGCCGCCGCTTTGCCGATGGCTCGGTTTCCGGTGGGCCCATGTACTACCTGTACCGGGGTCTACCCAGGCTTCGCTTTCTGGCCTATTTCTTCGCCTTCTTCGCCGCGGTGGCCGCCTTTGGTATCGGCAACCTCTCCCAGGCGGGGGCGGTGGGGGGTGCCTTGGCTCCCCTGGGGGCGCCCCCGGCTTTGGTGGGCCTTTTCCTGGCCCTTTTGGTGGGGGTGGTGCTGGGTGGGGGCATCGTGCGGGTGGCCCGTTTTGCCCAGGTGATGGTCCCTCTGAAGTTACTCCTCTTCCTGGTAGCGGTGGTGCCCCTATTGGTCCTTTACGGGGCCCAGATCCCCGAGGCCTTGGCCCTGGTCTTCCGGGCGGCCTTCAGCCCGGAGGCGGCCTTGGGGGGCGCAG harbors:
- a CDS encoding alanine/glycine:cation symporter family protein, translated to MDILTLNEYLNRIVYGFPMKLVFLLVGVYLVIFQIRWFQAPLRMLRVSFSETLGAIRERAYGFGGQITPFQATMVALSATVGTGHLLGMVAAVLIGGPGAVFWMWLGYFFGTGTKFAEATLAVHFRRRFADGSVSGGPMYYLYRGLPRLRFLAYFFAFFAAVAAFGIGNLSQAGAVGGALAPLGAPPALVGLFLALLVGVVLGGGIVRVARFAQVMVPLKLLLFLVAVVPLLVLYGAQIPEALALVFRAAFSPEAALGGAAGYSLFAAINAGLGRGIFANEAGLGSAPIAHAQAQVDHPVRQGFWGVTEMFVSFLVTSLTALTFIASGLWRGGGSAAEAANALFQAHPLGQVILAITVAVFALGTMVSWGFYGEEAAAFLFGEGIRWPYRLTFAVLAFVGPLGGLEAFLAISDTLNGLMALPNLLGLILLGPVVGRLVYSFFRGEPWIPPR
- a CDS encoding DUF4388 domain-containing protein — translated: MLGEPSDYLGQPQGYLEGNLAEFPFAALVGALMGTGRTGRLLVRTPHLEGEVFLQNGQVIHARVRSGEKALEGEEALDLLVGLKRAPYRFEPEVLPPHTTLLGGLAVPARLAEAQVQWQGLSLPADWGYILRLPVKGGEVEIGPEALRVLAQVEGKRIAEVLLAPGALRLARILHTLLQMEALEAVPLVEVPPASLLVLPIYGPGSGVAFVDEGLYAEWARAIRHGFRLRLERLEALMEVRPRPNIPGRLGLLEEDLKRLRLRRGDKVEVVPEV